The following proteins come from a genomic window of Andrena cerasifolii isolate SP2316 chromosome 6, iyAndCera1_principal, whole genome shotgun sequence:
- the Actn gene encoding alpha actinin isoform X3, with the protein MNDMEAYGDGYMEPEEEWEREGLLDPAWEKQQKKTFTAWCNSHLRKAGTAIESIEDDFRNGLKLMLLLEVISGETLPRPDRGKMRFHKIANVNKALDYIASKGVKLVSIGAEEIVDGNLKMTLGMIWTIILRFAIQDISVEEMTAKEGLLLWCQRKTAPYKNVNVQNFHLSFKDGLAFCALIHRHRPDLIDYNKLSKDNPLENLNTAFDVAEKYLDIPRMLDPDDLINTPKPDERAIMTYVSCYYHAFQGAQQVNMRNTAMPDERAVMTYVSSYYHCFSGAQKAETAANRICKVLKVNQENERLMEEYERLASDLLEWIRRTMPWLASRQTDNSLAGCQKKLEEYRTYRRKHKPPRVEQKAKLETNFNTLQTKLRLSNRPAYMPTEGKMVSDINKAWKGLELAEKSFEEWLLSEMMRLERLEHLAQKFKHKADAHEEWTAGKEEMLTSQHFRQCKLNELKALKKKHEAFESDLAAHQDRVEQIAAIAQELNTLEYHDSASVNARCQRSCDQWDRLGTLTQRRRQALDEAERILEKIDVLHLEFAKRAAPFNNWLDGTREDLVDMFIVHTMEEIQGLMDAHAAFKATLGEADKEYNAIVGLVREVESIVKQFQIPGGFENPYTTLTALDLTKKWSDVRQLVPQRDATLQAELRKQQNNELLRRQFAEKANAVGPWIERQLDAVTAIGLGLQGTLEDQLHRLKEYEQAVYQYKAHLEELEKIHQAVQEGMIFENRYTQYTMETLRVGWEQLLTSINRNINEVENQILTRDSKGITQEQLNEFRSSFNHFDKNRTGRLAPDEFKSCLVSLGYSIGKDRQGDIDFQRILAIVDPNNSGYVHFDAFLDFMTRESTDTDTAEQVIDSFRILAGDKPYILPDELRRELPPDQAEYCIQRMPPYKGPNAIPGSLDYRSFSTALYGESDL; encoded by the exons ATGAACGACATGGAAGCTTACGGGGACGGATACATGGAGCCGGAGGAGGAGTGGGAGAGGGAAGGCCTTTTGGACCCGGCTTGGGAAAAACAGCAGAAAAAG aCATTCACAGCATGGTGCAATTCGCACCTCCGCAAAGCAGGGACCGCCATCGAATCGATCGAGGATGACTTTAGAAACGGGCTGAAGTTGATGTTGCTGCTCGAGGTGATCTCAGGCGAAACTCTTCCAAGACCAGACAGAGGCAAGATGCGGTTCCACAAGATTGCAAATGTAAACAAAGCTCTGGATTACATTGCCAGTAAAGGAGTTAAATTGGTTTCTATCGGAGCAGAGG AAATCGTGGACGGCAACCTGAAGATGACTTTGGGCATGATCTGGACTATAATCCTGAGATTCGCCATCCAGGACATCTCCGTGGAGGAAATGACTGCTAAGGAGGGCCTGCTGCTGTGGTGCCAACGCAAGACCGCGCCGTATAAGAATGTTAACGTTCAGAACTTCCACCTGTCGTTCAAGGACGGTTTGGCGTTTTGCGCCCTCATTCACCGCCATCGTCCCGATCTTATCGATTACAATAAACTCAGCAAGGACAATCCACTTGAGAATTTGAACACTGCCTTTGATGTTGCTGAAAAGTATCTCGACATTCCTCGCATGTTAGATCCCGATG ATTTGATCAACACACCCAAGCCAGATGAGCGTGCAATCATGACGTACGTGTCCTGCTACTACCACGCGTTCCAAGGTGCTCAGCAGGTCA ATATGCGAAACACTGCAATGCCTGATGAGAGGGCTGTGATGACCTACGTTTCCTCCTACTACCACTGTTTTAGCGGTGCGCAAAAG GCCGAGACAGCCGCTAATAGGATTTGCAAAGTTCTGAAAGTGAACCAAGAGAATGAGAGGCTGATGGAAGAGTACGAACGCCTGGCGTCCGATCTACTGGAATGGATACGACGAACGATGCCTTGGCTGGCCAGTCGTCAAACCGATAACTCTCTTGCCGGCTGTCAGAAGAAATTGGAAGAATATAGAACGTACCGTCGCAAGCACAAGCCTCCGCGCGTCGAGCAGAAGGCCAAACTCGAAACGAACTTCAATACTTTACAAACGAAATTGAGACTGAGTAATCGACCCGCATACATGCCAACGGAGGGAAAGATGGTTTCAGACATTAATAAAGCCTGGAAAG GCCTGGAGCTAGCGGAGAAATCATTCGAAGAATGGCTCCTGTCGGAAATGATGCGTCTCGAGCGTCTCGAACATCTAGCGCAGAAATTCAAGCACAAGGCCGACGCTCACGAGGAATGGACTGCAGGGAAGGAGGAGATGCTCACGTCGCAGCACTTCCGACAATGTAAACTCAATGAACTGAAGGCTTTGAAGAAAAAGCACGAGGCCTTCGAGTCTGATCTCGCGGCCCATCAAGACCGCGTAGAACAGATAGCTGCTATCGCGCAGGAACTCAA CACCTTAGAGTATCACGATAGCGCGTCCGTGAACGCTAGATGCCAGCGAAGTTGCGATCAATGGGATCGTCTAGGTACTCTTACTCAACGCAGACGCCAGGCATTGGACGAAGCCGAACGCATCCTTGAAAAGATCGACGTCTTGCATCTAGAGTTTGCTAAACGGGCTGCT CCGTTCAACAATTGGTTGGATGGAACCAGGGAGGATCTTGTGGATATGTTTATCGTTCACACGATGGAAGAAATCCAAGGACTAATGGATGCTCATGCCGCCTTTAAAGCAACTCTTGGGGAAGCTGACAAGGAGTACAACGCGATCGTGGGACTGGTGCGCGAAGTTGAGTCGATAGTCAAACAGTTCCAAATCCCTGGTGGCTTCGAGAACCCGTACACTACACTCACTGCACTG GATCTTACGAAGAAGTGGAGCGATGTCAGGCAGCTGGTGCCACAGCGCGATGCTACGTTGCAAGCGGAACTCCGCAAACAACAGA ACAATGAACTGCTTCGACGACAGTTTGCTGAGAAGGCTAATGCCGTTGGGCCATGGATAGAACGTCAGTTAGATGCGGTTACCGCCATCGGTCTCGGTCTGCAG GGTACTCTGGAGGATCAGCTGCACCGCCTGAAGGAGTATGAGCAAGCGGTCTATCAATACAAGGCTCACCTCGAGGAGTTGGAGAAGATTCACCAAGCCGTTCAGGAAGGCATGATATTCGAGAACCGATACACTCAATACACAATGGAAACGTTGCGAGTTGGTTGGGAGCAGCTGTTGACTTCGATAAACCGCAACATCAACGAAGTTGAGAACCAAATTCTAACCAGAGACTCCAAG GGTATCACGCAAGAACAACTTAACGAATTCCGCAGCAGTTTCAATCACTTTGACAAGAATCGAACAGGGAGGTTGGCTCCTGACGAATTCAAGTCCTGCCTCGTGTCTCTGGGTTACTCCATTGGAAAAGACAGGCAAGGCGACATCGACTTCCAGCGTATCCTGGCTATTGTTGATCCAAATAACTCCGGTTACGTGCACTTCGATGCGTTCCTCGACTTCATGACCCGCGAGTCCACGGACACCGACACGGCCGAACAAGTGATCGATAGCTTCCGCATTCTTGCCGGTGACAAG CCGTACATCTTGCCAGACGAGCTGAGGAGAGAGCTGCCTCCCGACCAGGCGGAATACTGCATTCAACGAATGCCTCCTTACAAAGGACCTAACGCTATCCCCGGATCATTAGACTACCGTTCTTTCTCCACCGCTCTGTACGGTGAATCCGACTTGTAA
- the LOC143370036 gene encoding uncharacterized protein LOC143370036, translating to SSYLGGRGRLRPKPEVADNDQLQPPRATTEEPLPRPSRPRQRGTSRYTPPTFRPKTEPPSNPAIRDRAKTTEPPGAIDSTPEPPRRRFRRPVSRAASEHTKSNELEDSPIVRITQGPPRNTFVSRSRSAVKDEEDNDKITNIRVFKKPSAVNRDIYARTRYTKKRNNLETEEPRKDTSSYSSTTASTVTLLEARDLAAADRPSSEPATEQTHANSVDEEHSASTRSSVATDAQITATDLEDGVTTTESYLENEVVTVTPDGGVDQGLGTTNSVKVEDFDPNVIRIVFPSNGTDSNVQENRNVAVPRRRKVLLRKRPVASSSTASQEEEEEDKLVSRRRKVIRRLRPVQNSTTETTVDISSTEEDQIVLRFGSTSPKQEDTTNLDLSTESFDASTVETSRTIEYGIGNDFTGATLETPTAETAIDNEELSDPDAITMASTIIDSFTGESFTETSTAESATSTSLFNSTDTNNVFDETSTPSDQTATLTTTMSTASTVATQSNRRLESYDRTYYLDSRYVRKKFVRRRPIDSSENVSSRYPASRSLIRVSSTTENSNLEGLSKRRKGLFVRRRPVSSTTTTTTAQVVESKGGKLSDERDLEPEEQIDSEDATLRMNRAHDETQFTIDLPAKSDSDEFWSHYTTATPTSHEDLAPLTPRTKIFIEEHSTPASNRRPEFRPRYRVPESLKKTVSTENSYPLDSSPEETEETNDSKLKYHNFRQPRTRYKYREGVGEEKYEGNEESVPDATESPSFDFSSQLRTRFYARRPVSSTEPPVTETLVPARKFDYVADAHRRQQSLRTTPRVQNEDSTTLRSPSEEIQNLVDADYTTTIPPKPQVTRLVTSVEESGTTERQKILIKTKYSSLTSTTRIPLQTTPTTVQSVVSDTSEKSKGSSGGGNEDESANEIRQGNVERSTLPIEGEFLQQPIGRFTTESHESSTIEIESVFSNLIGSRDQLS from the coding sequence CGAGCAAAAACCACGGAGCCTCCTGGCGCGATCGACAGCACGCCCGAGCCTCCGAGGAGAAGGTTCCGTAGACCAGTTTCTCGAGCCGCTAGCGAGCACACCAAGTCCAACGAGCTCGAGGACAGCCCCATCGTTAGGATCACGCAGGGCCCGCCCAGAAACACCTTCGTTTCGAGATCCAGGAGCGCGGTCAAGGACGAGGAGGACAACGATAAGATCACGAACATAAGGGTGTTTAAGAAACCCAGCGCCGTGAATAGAGACATCTACGCTAGGACCAGGTACACGAAGAAGAGGAACAACCTCGAGACCGAGGAACCTCGTAAGGACACCTCGTCTTACTCTTCGACCACCGCTTCGACGGTAACATTGTTAGAAGCTCGCGATCTGGCGGCCGCTGATCGTCCCTCGAGCGAACCTGCCACCGAACAGACCCACGCGAACTCTGTCGACGAGGAGCATAGCGCTTCGACTCGGTCCTCGGTTGCCACGGACGCGCAGATAACCGCGACTGATTTGGAGGATGGAGTTACCACCACGGAATCTTATCTGGAGAACGAAGTGGTCACCGTGACCCCCGATGGAGGAGTCGACCAAGGACTAGGTACCACGAACAGCGTGAAAGTGGAAGACTTTGATCCGAACGTTATTAGAATCGTGTTCCCTTCGAACGGCACCGATTCAAACGTCCAGGAGAATCGAAACGTTGCGGTTCCTCGTAGAAGGAAGGTTCTACTGAGGAAGCGGCCGGTTGCATCGAGCAGCACTGCGTcgcaggaagaggaggaagaggacaaGCTAGTTTCTCGCAGGAGAAAGGTGATCAGGCGACTGCGCCCAGTTCAGAACAGTACTACGGAGACCACGGTAGATATCTCTTCCACGGAAGAGGACCAAATTGTACTGAGGTTTGGCTCCACATCGCCCAAGCAGGAGGATACAACCAATTTAGACCTCTCAACTGAAAGCTTCGACGCATCCACGGTTGAGACGTCGAGAACGATCGAGTACGGTATCGGGAATGATTTCACGGGAGCTACTTTGGAAACACCCACAGCGGAGACTGCGATCGACAACGAAGAGCTCTCTGATCCTGACGCTATCACGATGGCCTCCACGATAATCGACAGTTTCACCGGCGAATCGTTCACTGAAACGAGCACCGCCGAGTCCGCGACTTCGACGAGCCTCTTTAACTCCACGGATACTAACAACGTCTTCGATGAAACATCCACCCCTAGCGATCAAACCGCGACTCTAACAACCACCATGTCCACTGCGTCCACGGTGGCTACGCAGTCCAATCGGAGGCTGGAATCTTACGACAGAACGTACTACCTAGATTCCAGGTACGTGAGGAAGAAGTTTGTGCGCAGGCGACCGATCGATTCCTCGGAGAACGTGAGCAGTAGATACCCAGCCTCGAGGAGCCTGATCCGCGTGTCTTCGACGACGGAGAACAGTAACCTGGAGGGTCTGTCGAAGCGCAGGAAGGGGCTGTTCGTTCGTCGCAGGCCAGTGTCTTCGACGACCACCACCACTACGGCGCAGGTGGTGGAAAGCAAAGGGGGTAAACTCTCCGACGAGAGGGATCTAGAACCGGAGGAGCAGATCGACTCGGAGGACGCGACTCTGAGGATGAACCGAGCCCACGACGAGACCCAGTTCACAATCGACTTGCCTGCCAAGAGTGACTCCGATGAGTTCTGGAGTCACTACACCACCGCCACGCCCACTAGTCACGAGGACCTGGCTCCGCTGACTCCTCGAACGAAGATATTTATCGAGGAACACTCCACGCCTGCTAGCAACCGCAGGCCAGAGTTCCGACCTCGGTACAGAGTGCCGGAGTCTCTGAAGAAGACGGTGAGTACCGAGAACAGCTATCCTCTCGATTCGTCGCCGGAGGAAACCGAGGAGACGAACGACTCCAAGCTCAAGTACCACAACTTCCGCCAGCCGAGGACCAGGTACAAGTATCGGGAAGGTGTCGGGGAGGAGAAGTACGAGGGGAACGAGGAGTCGGTGCCGGACGCCACGGAGTCGCCAAGCTTCGACTTCTCCAGCCAGCTGAGGACGCGTTTCTACGCGAGGCGACCTGTGTCCAGCACCGAACCCCCGGTCACGGAGACCCTCGTTCCAGCGAGGAAGTTCGACTACGTGGCAGACGCTCACAGGAGACAGCAGTCTCTGCGAACCACTCCCCGCGTACAGAACGAGGACTCCACGACTCTGAGGAGTCCCAGCGAGGAGATCCAGAACCTGGTTGACGCGGATTACACGACCACGATTCCCCCGAAACCGCAGGTCACCAGACTCGTCACTTCTGTAGAAGAGTCAGGCACCACGGAGAGGCAGAAGATACTGATCAAGACAAAGTACTCGTCCCTCACGTCCACCACGAGGATTCCTCTGCAGACCACGCCCACCACAGTGCAAAGCGTCGTATCCGATACTTCGGAGAAGTCCAAGGGTTCCTCTGGCggcgggaacgaggacgagtcGGCCAACGAGATTCGTCAGGGCAACGTGGAGAGGTCCACGCTGCCCATAGAGGGAGAGTTCCTTCAGCAACCTATCGGTCGGTTCACCACAGAGTCCCACGAGTCCTCCACGATCGAGATCGAGTCTGTGTTCAGCAACTTGATCGGCAGCAGGGACCAACTCTCATAA
- the Actn gene encoding alpha actinin isoform X1 → MNDMEAYGDGYMEPEEEWEREGLLDPAWEKQQKKTFTAWCNSHLRKAGTAIESIEDDFRNGLKLMLLLEVISGETLPRPDRGKMRFHKIANVNKALDYIASKGVKLVSIGAEEIVDGNLKMTLGMIWTIILRFAIQDISVEEMTAKEGLLLWCQRKTAPYKNVNVQNFHLSFKDGLAFCALIHRHRPDLIDYNKLSKDNPLENLNTAFDVAEKYLDIPRMLDPDDLINTPKPDERAIMTYVSCYYHAFQGAQQAETAANRICKVLKVNQENERLMEEYERLASDLLEWIRRTMPWLASRQTDNSLAGCQKKLEEYRTYRRKHKPPRVEQKAKLETNFNTLQTKLRLSNRPAYMPTEGKMVSDINKAWKGLELAEKSFEEWLLSEMMRLERLEHLAQKFKHKADAHEEWTAGKEEMLTSQHFRQCKLNELKALKKKHEAFESDLAAHQDRVEQIAAIAQELNTLEYHDSASVNARCQRSCDQWDRLGTLTQRRRQALDEAERILEKIDVLHLEFAKRAAPFNNWLDGTREDLVDMFIVHTMEEIQGLMDAHAAFKATLGEADKEYNAIVGLVREVESIVKQFQIPGGFENPYTTLTALDLTKKWSDVRQLVPQRDATLQAELRKQQNNELLRRQFAEKANAVGPWIERQLDAVTAIGLGLQGTLEDQLHRLKEYEQAVYQYKAHLEELEKIHQAVQEGMIFENRYTQYTMETLRVGWEQLLTSINRNINEVENQILTRDSKGITQEQLNEFRSSFNHFDKNRTGRLAPDEFKSCLVSLGYSIGKDRQGDIDFQRILAIVDPNNSGYVHFDAFLDFMTRESTDTDTAEQVIDSFRILAGDKPYILPDELRRELPPDQAEYCIQRMPPYKGPNAIPGSLDYRSFSTALYGESDL, encoded by the exons ATGAACGACATGGAAGCTTACGGGGACGGATACATGGAGCCGGAGGAGGAGTGGGAGAGGGAAGGCCTTTTGGACCCGGCTTGGGAAAAACAGCAGAAAAAG aCATTCACAGCATGGTGCAATTCGCACCTCCGCAAAGCAGGGACCGCCATCGAATCGATCGAGGATGACTTTAGAAACGGGCTGAAGTTGATGTTGCTGCTCGAGGTGATCTCAGGCGAAACTCTTCCAAGACCAGACAGAGGCAAGATGCGGTTCCACAAGATTGCAAATGTAAACAAAGCTCTGGATTACATTGCCAGTAAAGGAGTTAAATTGGTTTCTATCGGAGCAGAGG AAATCGTGGACGGCAACCTGAAGATGACTTTGGGCATGATCTGGACTATAATCCTGAGATTCGCCATCCAGGACATCTCCGTGGAGGAAATGACTGCTAAGGAGGGCCTGCTGCTGTGGTGCCAACGCAAGACCGCGCCGTATAAGAATGTTAACGTTCAGAACTTCCACCTGTCGTTCAAGGACGGTTTGGCGTTTTGCGCCCTCATTCACCGCCATCGTCCCGATCTTATCGATTACAATAAACTCAGCAAGGACAATCCACTTGAGAATTTGAACACTGCCTTTGATGTTGCTGAAAAGTATCTCGACATTCCTCGCATGTTAGATCCCGATG ATTTGATCAACACACCCAAGCCAGATGAGCGTGCAATCATGACGTACGTGTCCTGCTACTACCACGCGTTCCAAGGTGCTCAGCAG GCCGAGACAGCCGCTAATAGGATTTGCAAAGTTCTGAAAGTGAACCAAGAGAATGAGAGGCTGATGGAAGAGTACGAACGCCTGGCGTCCGATCTACTGGAATGGATACGACGAACGATGCCTTGGCTGGCCAGTCGTCAAACCGATAACTCTCTTGCCGGCTGTCAGAAGAAATTGGAAGAATATAGAACGTACCGTCGCAAGCACAAGCCTCCGCGCGTCGAGCAGAAGGCCAAACTCGAAACGAACTTCAATACTTTACAAACGAAATTGAGACTGAGTAATCGACCCGCATACATGCCAACGGAGGGAAAGATGGTTTCAGACATTAATAAAGCCTGGAAAG GCCTGGAGCTAGCGGAGAAATCATTCGAAGAATGGCTCCTGTCGGAAATGATGCGTCTCGAGCGTCTCGAACATCTAGCGCAGAAATTCAAGCACAAGGCCGACGCTCACGAGGAATGGACTGCAGGGAAGGAGGAGATGCTCACGTCGCAGCACTTCCGACAATGTAAACTCAATGAACTGAAGGCTTTGAAGAAAAAGCACGAGGCCTTCGAGTCTGATCTCGCGGCCCATCAAGACCGCGTAGAACAGATAGCTGCTATCGCGCAGGAACTCAA CACCTTAGAGTATCACGATAGCGCGTCCGTGAACGCTAGATGCCAGCGAAGTTGCGATCAATGGGATCGTCTAGGTACTCTTACTCAACGCAGACGCCAGGCATTGGACGAAGCCGAACGCATCCTTGAAAAGATCGACGTCTTGCATCTAGAGTTTGCTAAACGGGCTGCT CCGTTCAACAATTGGTTGGATGGAACCAGGGAGGATCTTGTGGATATGTTTATCGTTCACACGATGGAAGAAATCCAAGGACTAATGGATGCTCATGCCGCCTTTAAAGCAACTCTTGGGGAAGCTGACAAGGAGTACAACGCGATCGTGGGACTGGTGCGCGAAGTTGAGTCGATAGTCAAACAGTTCCAAATCCCTGGTGGCTTCGAGAACCCGTACACTACACTCACTGCACTG GATCTTACGAAGAAGTGGAGCGATGTCAGGCAGCTGGTGCCACAGCGCGATGCTACGTTGCAAGCGGAACTCCGCAAACAACAGA ACAATGAACTGCTTCGACGACAGTTTGCTGAGAAGGCTAATGCCGTTGGGCCATGGATAGAACGTCAGTTAGATGCGGTTACCGCCATCGGTCTCGGTCTGCAG GGTACTCTGGAGGATCAGCTGCACCGCCTGAAGGAGTATGAGCAAGCGGTCTATCAATACAAGGCTCACCTCGAGGAGTTGGAGAAGATTCACCAAGCCGTTCAGGAAGGCATGATATTCGAGAACCGATACACTCAATACACAATGGAAACGTTGCGAGTTGGTTGGGAGCAGCTGTTGACTTCGATAAACCGCAACATCAACGAAGTTGAGAACCAAATTCTAACCAGAGACTCCAAG GGTATCACGCAAGAACAACTTAACGAATTCCGCAGCAGTTTCAATCACTTTGACAAGAATCGAACAGGGAGGTTGGCTCCTGACGAATTCAAGTCCTGCCTCGTGTCTCTGGGTTACTCCATTGGAAAAGACAGGCAAGGCGACATCGACTTCCAGCGTATCCTGGCTATTGTTGATCCAAATAACTCCGGTTACGTGCACTTCGATGCGTTCCTCGACTTCATGACCCGCGAGTCCACGGACACCGACACGGCCGAACAAGTGATCGATAGCTTCCGCATTCTTGCCGGTGACAAG CCGTACATCTTGCCAGACGAGCTGAGGAGAGAGCTGCCTCCCGACCAGGCGGAATACTGCATTCAACGAATGCCTCCTTACAAAGGACCTAACGCTATCCCCGGATCATTAGACTACCGTTCTTTCTCCACCGCTCTGTACGGTGAATCCGACTTGTAA
- the Actn gene encoding alpha actinin isoform X2, protein MNDMEAYGDGYMEPEEEWEREGLLDPAWEKQQKKTFTAWCNSHLRKAGTAIESIEDDFRNGLKLMLLLEVISGETLPRPDRGKMRFHKIANVNKALDYIASKGVKLVSIGAEEIVDGNLKMTLGMIWTIILRFAIQDISVEEMTAKEGLLLWCQRKTAPYKNVNVQNFHLSFKDGLAFCALIHRHRPDLIDYNKLSKDNPLENLNTAFDVAEKYLDIPRMLDPDDMRNTAMPDERAVMTYVSSYYHCFSGAQKAETAANRICKVLKVNQENERLMEEYERLASDLLEWIRRTMPWLASRQTDNSLAGCQKKLEEYRTYRRKHKPPRVEQKAKLETNFNTLQTKLRLSNRPAYMPTEGKMVSDINKAWKGLELAEKSFEEWLLSEMMRLERLEHLAQKFKHKADAHEEWTAGKEEMLTSQHFRQCKLNELKALKKKHEAFESDLAAHQDRVEQIAAIAQELNTLEYHDSASVNARCQRSCDQWDRLGTLTQRRRQALDEAERILEKIDVLHLEFAKRAAPFNNWLDGTREDLVDMFIVHTMEEIQGLMDAHAAFKATLGEADKEYNAIVGLVREVESIVKQFQIPGGFENPYTTLTALDLTKKWSDVRQLVPQRDATLQAELRKQQNNELLRRQFAEKANAVGPWIERQLDAVTAIGLGLQGTLEDQLHRLKEYEQAVYQYKAHLEELEKIHQAVQEGMIFENRYTQYTMETLRVGWEQLLTSINRNINEVENQILTRDSKGITQEQLNEFRSSFNHFDKNRTGRLAPDEFKSCLVSLGYSIGKDRQGDIDFQRILAIVDPNNSGYVHFDAFLDFMTRESTDTDTAEQVIDSFRILAGDKPYILPDELRRELPPDQAEYCIQRMPPYKGPNAIPGSLDYRSFSTALYGESDL, encoded by the exons ATGAACGACATGGAAGCTTACGGGGACGGATACATGGAGCCGGAGGAGGAGTGGGAGAGGGAAGGCCTTTTGGACCCGGCTTGGGAAAAACAGCAGAAAAAG aCATTCACAGCATGGTGCAATTCGCACCTCCGCAAAGCAGGGACCGCCATCGAATCGATCGAGGATGACTTTAGAAACGGGCTGAAGTTGATGTTGCTGCTCGAGGTGATCTCAGGCGAAACTCTTCCAAGACCAGACAGAGGCAAGATGCGGTTCCACAAGATTGCAAATGTAAACAAAGCTCTGGATTACATTGCCAGTAAAGGAGTTAAATTGGTTTCTATCGGAGCAGAGG AAATCGTGGACGGCAACCTGAAGATGACTTTGGGCATGATCTGGACTATAATCCTGAGATTCGCCATCCAGGACATCTCCGTGGAGGAAATGACTGCTAAGGAGGGCCTGCTGCTGTGGTGCCAACGCAAGACCGCGCCGTATAAGAATGTTAACGTTCAGAACTTCCACCTGTCGTTCAAGGACGGTTTGGCGTTTTGCGCCCTCATTCACCGCCATCGTCCCGATCTTATCGATTACAATAAACTCAGCAAGGACAATCCACTTGAGAATTTGAACACTGCCTTTGATGTTGCTGAAAAGTATCTCGACATTCCTCGCATGTTAGATCCCGATG ATATGCGAAACACTGCAATGCCTGATGAGAGGGCTGTGATGACCTACGTTTCCTCCTACTACCACTGTTTTAGCGGTGCGCAAAAG GCCGAGACAGCCGCTAATAGGATTTGCAAAGTTCTGAAAGTGAACCAAGAGAATGAGAGGCTGATGGAAGAGTACGAACGCCTGGCGTCCGATCTACTGGAATGGATACGACGAACGATGCCTTGGCTGGCCAGTCGTCAAACCGATAACTCTCTTGCCGGCTGTCAGAAGAAATTGGAAGAATATAGAACGTACCGTCGCAAGCACAAGCCTCCGCGCGTCGAGCAGAAGGCCAAACTCGAAACGAACTTCAATACTTTACAAACGAAATTGAGACTGAGTAATCGACCCGCATACATGCCAACGGAGGGAAAGATGGTTTCAGACATTAATAAAGCCTGGAAAG GCCTGGAGCTAGCGGAGAAATCATTCGAAGAATGGCTCCTGTCGGAAATGATGCGTCTCGAGCGTCTCGAACATCTAGCGCAGAAATTCAAGCACAAGGCCGACGCTCACGAGGAATGGACTGCAGGGAAGGAGGAGATGCTCACGTCGCAGCACTTCCGACAATGTAAACTCAATGAACTGAAGGCTTTGAAGAAAAAGCACGAGGCCTTCGAGTCTGATCTCGCGGCCCATCAAGACCGCGTAGAACAGATAGCTGCTATCGCGCAGGAACTCAA CACCTTAGAGTATCACGATAGCGCGTCCGTGAACGCTAGATGCCAGCGAAGTTGCGATCAATGGGATCGTCTAGGTACTCTTACTCAACGCAGACGCCAGGCATTGGACGAAGCCGAACGCATCCTTGAAAAGATCGACGTCTTGCATCTAGAGTTTGCTAAACGGGCTGCT CCGTTCAACAATTGGTTGGATGGAACCAGGGAGGATCTTGTGGATATGTTTATCGTTCACACGATGGAAGAAATCCAAGGACTAATGGATGCTCATGCCGCCTTTAAAGCAACTCTTGGGGAAGCTGACAAGGAGTACAACGCGATCGTGGGACTGGTGCGCGAAGTTGAGTCGATAGTCAAACAGTTCCAAATCCCTGGTGGCTTCGAGAACCCGTACACTACACTCACTGCACTG GATCTTACGAAGAAGTGGAGCGATGTCAGGCAGCTGGTGCCACAGCGCGATGCTACGTTGCAAGCGGAACTCCGCAAACAACAGA ACAATGAACTGCTTCGACGACAGTTTGCTGAGAAGGCTAATGCCGTTGGGCCATGGATAGAACGTCAGTTAGATGCGGTTACCGCCATCGGTCTCGGTCTGCAG GGTACTCTGGAGGATCAGCTGCACCGCCTGAAGGAGTATGAGCAAGCGGTCTATCAATACAAGGCTCACCTCGAGGAGTTGGAGAAGATTCACCAAGCCGTTCAGGAAGGCATGATATTCGAGAACCGATACACTCAATACACAATGGAAACGTTGCGAGTTGGTTGGGAGCAGCTGTTGACTTCGATAAACCGCAACATCAACGAAGTTGAGAACCAAATTCTAACCAGAGACTCCAAG GGTATCACGCAAGAACAACTTAACGAATTCCGCAGCAGTTTCAATCACTTTGACAAGAATCGAACAGGGAGGTTGGCTCCTGACGAATTCAAGTCCTGCCTCGTGTCTCTGGGTTACTCCATTGGAAAAGACAGGCAAGGCGACATCGACTTCCAGCGTATCCTGGCTATTGTTGATCCAAATAACTCCGGTTACGTGCACTTCGATGCGTTCCTCGACTTCATGACCCGCGAGTCCACGGACACCGACACGGCCGAACAAGTGATCGATAGCTTCCGCATTCTTGCCGGTGACAAG CCGTACATCTTGCCAGACGAGCTGAGGAGAGAGCTGCCTCCCGACCAGGCGGAATACTGCATTCAACGAATGCCTCCTTACAAAGGACCTAACGCTATCCCCGGATCATTAGACTACCGTTCTTTCTCCACCGCTCTGTACGGTGAATCCGACTTGTAA